One window of Quercus robur chromosome 5, dhQueRobu3.1, whole genome shotgun sequence genomic DNA carries:
- the LOC126728184 gene encoding zinc finger BED domain-containing protein RICESLEEPER 2-like, which yields MSLREWGIDGIFTLTVDNASSNLTTIKFLQRVTKDWNGTVLGNELMHMRCCAHILNLIVGEGLKEIDASVARVREAVRYVKSSPNRNQTFRNFMERLGMESKSLLCLDVPTRWNSTYLMLETAEKFEKVFLRMDFEDDGYSSYFRSKEDSGGLGSPCMSDFQNCRAFVTFLRLFYNVTKKFSDSLYVTSNAFFDEIFVIQESISHLVKSQNTLLKNTTTNMQTKFEKYWREGDKINPLLYVAVVLDPRKKLRFLKFSFSEIYGNEVGSVMVDKVKAFLMKLYTFFCSVNSPNVEEPSGGERTPMVVGDASDPYVMVHSRYELFLEVEQSIGCSNEVDKYLAENYDGRRDGNFEVLEWWKDNSSGTQCCPKWLRMCWLYQFRLLHLSQHSALEAALLIHFEVLSLLS from the coding sequence ATGTCTTTGCGTGAGTGGGGTATTGATGGCATATTCACTTTGACAGTGGATAATGCTAGTTCCAATTTAAccacaattaaatttttacaaaggGTAACAAAAGATTGGAATGGGACAGTTTTAGGAAATGAGTTAATGCACATGAGGTGTTGTGCCCATATCCTAAATCTCATTGTTGGGGAGggtttgaaagaaattgatgCATCTGTTGCTAGGGTGCGTGAAGCTGTGAGGTATGTGAAGTCCTCACCTAATAGAAATCAAACCTTTAGGAATTTTATGGAGAGGTTAGGTATGGAGTCCAAGAGTCTTCTTTGTTTAGATGTACCTACTAGGTGGAACTCAACTTACCTTATGTTAGAAACTGCTGAAAAATTCGAGAAAGTATTCCTTAGGATGGACTTTGAAGATGATGGTTATTCATCATATTTTAGGAGCAAGGAAGATAGTGGTGGTTTGGGATCTCCTTGTATGAGTGATTTCCAAAATTGTAGGGCATTTGTGACTTTCTTGAGGCTTTTTTACAATGTAACAAAGAAGTTCTCTGACTCTTTGTATGTGACCTCAAATGCCTTTTTTGATGAAATCTTTGTTATTCAGGAGAGTATTTCTCATTTAGTTAAATCCCAAAACACCCTCTTGAAAAACACAACCACAAACATGCAAACTAAATTTGAGAAGTACTGGAGGGAAGGTGATAAGATTAATCCTCTTTTGTATGTGGCTGTTGTTCTTGATCCACgaaaaaaattgaggtttttgaagttctctttttctgaaatttatggGAATGAAGTGGGGAGTGTGATGGTTGATAAGGTGAAAGCTTTTTTGATGAAGTTGTATACTTTTTTCTGTTCTGTTAATTCCCCAAATGTGGAAGAACCAAGTGGGGGTGAGAGGACACCAATGGTGGTAGGTGATGCAAGTGATCCATATGTGATGGTTCACTCTCGGTATGAGCTTTTCTTAGAAGTTGAGCAATCTATAGGTTGTAGTAATGAGGTTGACAAGTATTTAGCTGAAAATTATGATGGTAGAAGGGATGGGAATTTTGAGGTGTTGGAGTGGTGGAAGGACAATTCTAGTGGTACCCAATGTTGTCCAAAGTGGCTAAGGATGTGCTGGCTGTACCAGTTTCGACTGTTGCATCTGAGTCAGCATTCAGCACTAGAGGCCGCATTGTTGATCCATTTCgaagttctctctctcctctcatag